The DNA segment GTCATCTGGACCAGGACAATTTTCATTGCGTTTTTGCGCCTCGGCGGGGGGTTATTGGTGAATCAAACGGAATGGAAGAACACCAAACGAATTCGGTCCCATCCAATCAAGGCCAATAATCTGCAAAAGATCGCAAAGATTCAATTTTGATTTGTGTAGCAGCTATTTCGTTTCACGAGACACAAAGGCACGAAGACTTGAAGCGATTGACTTTGTGTCTTTCTAGCCTTCGTGGCAAAAAATCAAACCAAATGAAAATCAGTTGGCTTTGGGAGCGACGGGACCAAAGCTTTTTGCCTTGACGATTGCTTCCTTGCTTGCTTTGACTGGCTGCTCGAGCAATGCGGCCTTTTCTTCGACCTGCTTGATGAGCGCCTCTTTGGTGGCGATGATGGTTTTGTCGGCTTTCGGATCGGCCTTCATCACTTCCACTTGGGTCTTTACAGCCTTGATTTGGTCCTTTGCAGAAACGACATGGACTTCTTCAGCAGCGACGACCACTTCGGCAGTTTCCGTGACTACTTTGTTTTGACGCTTCTTCGGCGCGTTGCTGACCAAAATCACGGCCTTCAAGGGTCTTTTCTTTGCCGTAAGCACTGCCTTGACCATTGTTTTCCTTGACCTTGTCGGGCTTGGAACCGTGGGCATCATTGGCATCGTGCGAACCGGATCCGCCGGAGCCTTCGTCGCCTTTTTCCTTGGAACCTTGGTTGCCATTGTTCTTTGGATCCTTGATATCCGACTTCGAACCCTGCTTGCCATCCTGTGGATCAGAATGGGTGCTCACTCCAACTCACGGCGGGTTTGCCATCTGTCGCCGTCCGAAGGCTTGCCCAATTGCGTAGGTTTTCGGTAGTGGCGCCACCGCTGCGGTCAGTAGGATTGCCAGTTTCCTTGATTTCTTTTGTCATTGCCTTTGCCTTGACTGTTGCCTTGCGCAACGAGGTTGCCCATCAGCAACATGCCGATTGCCAAGCTCAATGTATATTTTACTGTCGATTTCATCGTTTTCAAATTCAGAGGGTAAATCAATTTTCGTTCAGGATTTTCAAGAGGGAATCCAATTCGCGGGAGGTTTTTTCTGCTGCAGCCTTGGTGGAATCCACGGCATAGTTGGCAGCCTCAATTTGGAGAATCTCCTGTTTGGCCTTTCCTGCTCTTCGGCAGATGGACCGCAACCCACAAAAGCCAAAAGGCCGCAGGCAGCAACAAACATCAAACTAGCTTTTTTCATTTTTTGAATGACTTTAATTCAATTTGGCTGCAAAGATAGTGGATTCCGTGTTGTTGGGAATGATTTTCGGATGGGATGGGATGTTTTATTCGTGTAAGATTTCACTTTTCAGGTAGGCGCCCCGTCATGTCGACCGGAATCCTCAAGGAGCATAGCGACGCAGAGGATGGAGCGGAGACATCTACCACAGATACACGCACGCAATCACCACCCCGTCATGTCGACCGGAATTCCAGGAGCGGAGCGATGCAGAGGATGAGCGGTGACATCTGGAACGCGAAAACCCGGCGCTGCTGGGCGGACAGCAACCACCGCCTTTTCGTTCGGCTGCTTCGCTCTGCCTCCACTCCGGTCGACATGACAAGCCCCTCAAACCCGCACACCAGAAATTTCCTTCACATCCCCGGGCTGCATGTCGCCCAGTTTGAGGGTATGCAGGCGCCACCGCACGAGTCGCAGGGTCGGAAAGCCAATGGCAGCGGTCATTTTCCGCACTTGGCGGTTTTTGCCTTCCTTGATCGTGATCGACAGCCAACAATCGGGAATCGTCGCCCGTACGCGAATGGGCGGGATACGCGCAGGCAAATCAGGCGCAGGTTCGAGCCGGCGCACCGTCGCAGGCAGGGTATAATAACGCTCCTTCTTCACCGTAATGTCCACTCCGCGGCGTAATTTTTCCAAGGCACCTTCGTTGGGAATTCCCTCCACTTGCACCCAATATTCCTTTTCGATTTTTTGCCCCAGCAATACCGCATTCATTTTGGGATCATTCGTCAGGAGCAACAGCCCCTCGCTGTCTTCGTCCAGCCGCCCGACGGGATAAACATCCTTGGGAAAATCATGCAGCTCCGCCAACGTCCGTTTGGAAGGGTCATCCGTGGAGAACTGACTCAAGACGCCGTAAGGCTTGTAGATGAGGAAATAGCGGTGGGACATGCGACCAATCAAGCAAATTAACCGCTGCGAAGGTCGGGAATTTCTGGCAAATTCTGCCGAATGCCTTACCGCACGACCACAATTCGTCTGACAGCCATTGTCCTACCCAAGCCTTCGATTTGCAGGTGGTGAAGGCCGGCGGGGAGTTTTGAGACCTCGACTTGCTGGCTTTGGCTACCCGCGACAAGGGTCGTTTCTGCTTCGAATTCGCCGAGGCTGTTCAAAATGCGGACTTGAAGCGGCGTTTTTGCAACCGCTGACAATCGCAAGGTAATCACATCGGAGGCCGGATTGGGTGCGATCGAAAAAAGGGATGTTCCTGGTGATTCGAGCCCGATTATCGTGCTCAGGTCGCGGCAGGTTCCCCAGGATTCCGAACCCTTTTCGAAGCAATACAGGCGCAGCCAAGCGTAGCCGCCGACGGAACTGTAGGTAGATTCGATTTCTCCGAGCCCGTTGGCGAAGCTCTGCGACCAAGCGGCATCCATCGGAATCATTGCATTGGCGCAGGAATCGTAGAAAGTAGTCTTGAGAAAATCCATTCGAATACGTCCATTGGTCCCGCCATCGTGCGCATCCCGTTTTGGCAATAGTCGCTCAAAAGGGTTTTGACAGCGGGATTGTGTTGGTAGGGCAACAGTCCGAGGCGAAGGTAGGCCACTGAATCAAACGAAATTGTATCCGGCGCAGGTGCTATATAATTGGTATCCATGGCTTGGGCGGCGAATTGATAAAACTGAAGCTGCTCCTGCATCACGGCATAGGCAAATCGGCTGCCGGGGACTTGGGCATTCACCACCGTGCTGAAATAGCCGCTGTCGGTGGCTGGAAAACTCAATTCGCTGTAACGGTAACCAAAATGTTCGCCGGGATCCCAATCAAAAATTTGGGCATAATCGGGAAGTGCGCCTCCCAAACCCAAGGCAGGCAAGCCCCAAAGTTCGAAGGCCGGAAACTCCACCAAGCCCCCGAAATTGACAAAGGGCAGGAAGGAAAAAGTCTCCACGAATCCATGCGTGCGGCTCAACGCAAGATGTTTGCCCGTCGAAAGCGAAATGTACTTAACCGAATCCGGAACGCCCAAAACGGTGCGGAAGACGATGCTGTCCACCTGCGCCGTCACCGCGCCTTGCCAAATCCAGGAATTGCCGATGGCTGCCCGCGTTTCCAACCGAAAGCTGTCTCCCCGACTGCTGACGAACAGGCAAACACCGTCTGGAAATTCCAACATCTTCCGGCCGAAACAATGGTCCTGTTCCAACGCGTAAGAACCTGTGATTGAGCCCAAAACCGATCCGCCGCACGTCAATTGGCTATCCGAAGGCGTCACAGGTCGGTCCATGCGGTAAAAATAATGGGCCATCGCCGCGCCTTCAACCACGACCGAATCCATATTCGCCGCAAAAAACCAAGTATCGGCACTTCCTTGCTGACTGAAAGTATAAAGATGCGGCCCATTCGCAGGAAATGGATGCCAAGTTTGGGATTGGAGCGTGGTTGCGGGGAATAGGACAACGAGCATTCCTAGCAACCTTAAGCAGCGCGATTTCCAGTGCGTATTCTTTTTTGCAATTGGTTGAATGTACAAGTTTTGGAGGGATATCCTCAATGGGTTGGGGGTTTGAAGGATGGGAAGCGGTTTGAAGCTGTGGGAGGCTGTTTTAGAATTTCGGCAAAGCCTTCGGAAATGTCAAGCCTTGAGGATGGTGCCGTTGGGGTTACAAGTCAAAATTGTCATTCCTTCGTGTACAGAATTTGCTCCGACCTTTATTTGGGAGATGAGCTAGAAAACGAACCAGGTTAATTCCATTTCAGCGATCAACTGTTCGAAGAACCCCCGGGGGCCCCCGCCCCCGCCGCCGGGCCGCCGCCCCCCTTACACTTTCAATTCTTGCCAAGTACACGACTGCCTGACTTTTTATAATTGACTGAAATCCAATCGTCAAAAAATGGAAAACTCATGTTTTGGTCTCCCATTCGAATCACGAAGCCAGATTGCCAGCCATGGACCAATGAATTGGCATTTCGATTCATCGTCCCATTTTGAGTAATTTCCGCAAAACCGTCGGAAATGTCAAGTCTCAGAATGGTGCCGTTGGGGTCGATCACCATCCCGCCGATAAAAAATTCCACCCGCGTCGGACCGTTTGCAGGAATCACCTTGGGGAAAAAATTGCCGTTCGTAAGCCGAAGCCTAAACGCTGGGATGGGCTGACAAACAGCTATTACCGCGTTGTGCCGACAACAGCTGATACTAATCCATTTTTACCGGCACAAAATCCAGAAACAGTGGCACTTTTGCGGCTTCCATGCGTTGTCGATAAGTTTTCCATTCGTTTTCGAGGAAGTGGTTGATGCGGGTGACGGTGCGCCGCACCTCGGCGTCGAGTTGACGCAATGCCAGGTCCGCGTTGCCACCCGGCGGCGAATAGAGCGGCTCCACGAGTCCGGCGACTGTGTAGAAACGGTCTACCATCTGCTGCGTGAGGTGCTCGAGGCCCTTTTGGTTCTCGGGGTCGAGATATACTTCCATCAAATTGCGGATGCTGTCCCGCACGGGTTTGCCGACCTTTTTGAGGGAATCCCGCAGGGTGTCGCCGACATTTTCCAGCAATTTTTCATAACGGTCCATCATCTCGCGCGCGTCGCGCACCTGCTCGAAAGCTTGCGTTCCTTTCCGAACAAGCCGCAAGTAATCCGCCACTTTTGCTTCCCTCAGGGCCACTTTTTCACGGTCATAAACAATCCTTGGATCGGGCAAAATCTGAAAATTGCTGCTGTCTTTGAGGGCGCCATGCAACACTACAGCCTTGTATTGTCCGGGTGGCATGTCGGGTCCACCGGGAATTTCCAGTTGCCGTGGAAACTTGTTGTATTTCGGGAAATAGCTGCCGTTCCGGTCAAACTGCCAGCGAAATTCAAAAAATCCGGTGTCGGCTTTGGTGGAATGGGTTCGGACCGAATCGCCTGCCAAGGTCAAGATATGGATTCGGACCATGTTTTTAGGTGTGACTTCGCCGGGGCCGCGGTCGGGTTTTGGGGGCTCAACCTCCGTTGTTTTTTTCTTTTCCCCCTTCGAATCAGCATTTTCCTTCTTCGCATCAGCCGTTTTGGCCTTGGGGAATGCCGCTTCGCCACCCGGTGATTTCAGATAAACTTGAAGATTGGCGCCCCTACCGCGATTTCCACCCCCAAAATCTGCCGCACCATTGTACCGGAATCCATCTACGGAGCGGTATTCAGCCGCAATGGCATCTTGGATTGGAAGCAAGTAAAACTCCTTTTCCAGCAGGGATTTACCTTCTTTGGCGAGCATTCTCAAGCTGCGAATGTCGTCGATCATCCAAACCGCGCGGCCAAATGTAGCGATGATGAGGTCGTGTTCGCGGGGATGAATTTTGAGGTCGTTGACGGGAACTGAGGGAAAATCGTTTTTCCACTTCGTCCAATTTTCGCCGGCGTCGATGCTGACGTAAAGGCCGTGGTCGGTTCCAAGGAACAAAAGGCCTTCAGCGACAGGATCTTGCACGATGCTCAGGCAATGGCCGCTGACCTTTTTGCCGTCCGCAATCCGGCGCCAAGTCGCCCCGAAATCGCGGGTATGGTAGGCATAAGGCTCCCAATTGTTGCGGCGGTAATCGTTAAGAATGACAAAGGCTTCGCCCACATTGATTTTGCTGACTTCAATTTGCGGAATCCACGCGCCTTTGGGTGCATCGGGCAATTTCCCGATCAAATTCGTCCAGTTTTGCCCGCCGTCGCGAGTCAATTGCAGGTTACCATCGTCTGTGCCCACCCAAATCAGGCCCTTTTGCAACGGACTCGGCGCAATCGCCAATATTGTGGTGTAGTTTTCCGCGGTGGTCGCATCCAATGTCAAGCCTCCACTTTTGGCTTGCTTTTGTTTGGTGCTGTCGTTGGTGGTCAAATCCGGTGAAAGGAGCTGCCAACTTGCGCCTGCGTCGGTGCTATGGTGCAAAAATTGGCTCCCATAATAAAGCCCGTTGTCGTTGTGGGGATCCAAGGCCAAACCCGCATTCCAATTGAACCTCAAGGCCTTGCCCTCAGGATGAATGGGCCGAATGTCAATGCTTTCGCCCGTTATTTTGTTCACACGACGCACAAATCCGCCTTGCGACATGGCATACACGACCTGCGGATCATTGCGCTTGGCGGCGACATCAAATCCGTCCCCAAACATCACCTCCCGCCAATGGTAATTGCGAATGCCGCCTTCGGCCCAAACCTCCGAAGGCCCGACGTAACTGCCGTTGTCTTGCAGGCCGCCCATGATGTTGTAGGGCACCTGCATATCGTAATCGACGTGGTAAAACTGCCCGAGCGGCAGGTTCTCGACCAAGGCCCAAGACTTGCCGCCATCCCGCGAAATGGCTATGCCGCCATCGTTGCCATCGATCAGAAATTCGGGATTATTCGGATCGATCCAAAAGGCATGGTGATCAGGATGAACGCCCGAAAAACTCACCAATTGCGTAAAACTTTTTGCACCGTCTTCGCTATAGGAAATCGTACTCCAGAGGTTGTAAACGCGGTTTTCATTCTGCGGATCAACAAAAATTTCGGCATAATAAAAGGGGCGGTTGCCAATGTCATTTTCAGCGCGCTTTTTCCAGTTGAATCCGCCGTCGTCGCTGCGGTAAAAGGCTGTGGCACTGGATTCAATGAGGGCATAAACGACATTGGGTTTGGAGCGGGAAAATGCCAAGCCCATTCGGCCCAATTTGCCCGCAGGAAGGCCGTTTTTTTCCGTTTGTTGCTGCCAAGTTTTGCCTCCGTCGAGGGTCATGTACAGGCCCGAACCTTTGCCGCCCGAGGTAAAAAACCAAGGTTCGCGATGATATTCCCACATCGCAGCGAGCAGCTTGTTGGGATTGCTCGGGTCGATGACCAATTCGGCGCAACCCGTTGTGTCATTCACATAGAGGATCTTCTCCCATTTTAATCCACCATCGATGGTTTTGAAAACGCCACGATCCGCATTAGGTCCCCAAGCCGAACCGAGTGCTGCGACGTAAACGACATTTTCATTGTTGGGATCGACGATGATGCGGTGAATGGTTTTGGTGTTTTCGAGGCCCATCATCTGCCAAGTGCGACCCGCATCGAGGCTTTTGTAGATGCCCTTGCCGCTGTTTTGCGAATTCCGCGGATTGCCTTCGCCCGTTCCTGCCCAAATCACGCTTGGATTTTGTTGGGTAACCGCGACGGCACCGATCGACAAAACGGCTTCCTTGTCAAAAATGGGTGCCCAATTGATCCCGCCATTTTCGCTTTTCCAAAGTCCGCCGCTCGCCGTACCTGCATAAATCGTCGAAGGGTCGGATTCCACAGCCACAATGCCCGTGACGCGCCCGCTCATGCCTGCAGGACCGATACAGCGCGGTTTGAGGTTTTTGAACTTGGAAAGGTCCACCGTTTGGGCATCTGCGAAGGGTATTCCTGCCAGGATCAAGGTCCAAGCAAGGAGCATACGGAAAATGCTCAACGGGAAATTCAGTCTTTTTTGCATCGCTTCGAATTCGGGTGCAGAAAGTTAAGGCCAATCATGCGAAGAAAAAACCTTGAGGCAGCGTGACGGTTGATTCTTGGCCTGAATGTTAAATTTCAGCAATTAATTTACCCAGAACTGCAAATCTGCTTAACTTTCCCGCAGAAATCACCTTGATGCCTTCATTAGAATCCATTGCCAAAGACCCACGTTTCATCGGGCAAACCGTCCAATCCGTTTTGAAAGCGATCGGCAAACCCTATGACGACCACATTTTTGTCGATTTCACGCCGGGCAAGCTCAACGCCGCTGCATTTCTTTTCGAAGGCGATGGATGGATCTACTTCCACATCGACGAATTCCAGCATCAACCCGCCTTCCACCCCGAGCGGAAATGGGACTTGGACCTATTGTTGAAGGAAAAGGTCGCCCAAATGGAATTCGAAGCAGAATGAATTGGAGGAAGTTATTCCGCGTCGTTGGCGCTACCCAAAATGCGGTGTGAGCGCCAATGACGCTAATTTGGAACGGCATTCCAGACGAACCTGCCAAATCCAAATTTGAATTCCATGGTGTGTGCGTTCCGTGTTGGTCGTTTTCACCAATTGTCCTGAATATCATGGTCCAATTGTTTCGCGTAGGGACAGGTCGCGACCTGTCCCTACGCGAAACAATTCATTACCAAACATTTATGCAATTTTCTACCCGATGACGATCCTTGCCTATGCCCACATTGAAGCGCGCAAGATTCGAATTCGAGATTTTGATTCCCCGTGCAATAGTTCAACAAGGATTCAAACCAATTTCCGACTACGCTTCACCCGCACCACCGACCGGATCGCCAAATACAGAGAACCCAATGCGCAAATAATCAACCCCAAAGACTCCCGCGCGAGTTCGACACCCGGCCGGGAATCCATTTTCCCGGTAAGCCCCTGAAACTCCTCCGGCCAAAGCAAAACGGCCCCGACGATCGCCGCAATCATCGGAAACAGGCAGATAAACAATGGAATAGGCTTGAAAATGCTCCAAACATGCATAACGACGAGACATCCGTAGATGGCAATCCACGTCAGCGGATCGGGATCATTGTATTGAACCGCCGCAAATGCCCCAAAAATCAAGGCCAAAACAATTCCTATTCCCGTATGGACACGTGTTTCCATCTTGCAAAGGTAGGTGGCAACCTGTTTCAAGCCGCCATCAACCCAGTTGAGTTGCCCACATTTGATCCACGATCGCATCGGTTTTCTGAAGAATTCCCTTGAGATCACTAATTTCAGGCCATGAAACGTGCGTATTTCTGGGGATTGTTATTGTTGCCGTTTTGGATCGGATGCAGTGGCGGAGGTCCGACCAAAATCGACGATCCAGGTTCGGCCGCAGCTACCGAGCCCAAGGGCAAGCAGTTGATGACCCAATACTGCGGCAGTTGCCATACCGTTCCTTCACCGTCGGATTTGGACCAAAAGACCTGGAAAAACCACATCCTCGTGCGCATGAGCGCCTACATGGGCATCTACAACGACAACCAACGGTACTACGATAGTGTCCCTGAAAAATGGCTCGAGCCCGGTGTCGGCGGTCAGCGGGTGCGCGCAGCGGGGATTTATCCTGCGAAACCCGTGATGAGCCGTCCGGATTGGGAGGCTTTGCGCGATTATATCCTCAGCAATGCGCCAACGCTCACGACGGGCGCTCCCGGGATGTTGCCGATTGAAAAGAAATTGGAGCTTTTCAAGGCGCGGCCGTGGCAACCCGACCGCACTTTGCAGCCGTTGGTAACGGCAGTGGCGATTGATTCAGCCCATTCGAAAGTTTATGCGGCATTTTTCCAGCAGAGCTTGCTCGAAATGAATCCCGCAGGGAAAATTCTCGACCGTGTCGACGGATTGTATGGCCCAATTTATTTGAATCCCGCTGCGAATGGCTTTTCCATGGCCGAAATCGGGAGCATGAAGGGCAGTGACCACCCCAAAGGCAGCGTTTGGCGGGCAAATGGATTCGGCCAAATCAAATCCAAAAAGCCTGCGGTGCGCTTTGATTCATTGATGCGGCCCGTGATGATCCAATGGGCCGACCTCGATCAGGATGGGGACGAAGATGCCGCCCTCGCCGAATTTGGCTACCACATGGGCGAAATGTCTTGGCAGGAAAACGAAGGAGGGAAATTCATTCGGCATACACTCTACCCCGACGACGGCACGGTTTCCATTCATGTCGGCGATTTCACCGGCGATGGTTTGCCCGACATCCTGAGCCTCAAGGCCAATGCCGACGAACGTGTCGATTTGTACACCAACAAAGGCAAGGGGCAATTCGAAGCAAAAATGCTGTTCCGTTTTAACCCGAGTTATGGTTGCACGGCCATGGAAGTCGTGGATTGGGACAAGGACGGTCGGCTCGACTTCTTGGTTGCGAACGGCGACAACGGCGATTATCCGCCGATTCTGAAGGCGCACCACGGCATCCGGTTGTATCTGAACAAGGGCAATGCTGAATTTGAGATGGCGCATTATTTTCCGTTCAACGGCGCTTATGGCTTGCGCGTCGGGGACTTTGACTTGGACGGCGATCCCGATTTGGCGGCGGTTTCCTTTTATCCCGATTACAAAGGCCGGCCCGAAGAAGCTTTTGTTTACTTCGAAAATCAGGGCAATTTCCAATTTCGTGCGCTGACATTTCCCGAAGTTGGCTTAGGAAGGTGGATGGTCATGGATGCCGGGGACATGGACGGCGATGGGGATGAAGACATTGTGTTGGGGGCCTTCGACGTCAAAAGTGACGACTGTAGCGAGGCGACCTACGACCAATGGATCAAGGACGATGTGCCGGTTTTGGTCTTGGAGAATTTGACAAAATCTGGGAAATAGCGCATCAGACCAAATATTTGCAGAAAAATTTCCCGGAAATGTTATCTTGCTATCGATCAAAAGTCGTCGGGAAGAATGAAAGGGATTCTATTTACAGTATTGCTGCTGTTTGCAAGTTTTTGTTTCGGGCAAACATGGCTCAGCCTTCCTGCCAATACGGGGTATGTGGCGCTAGGCGATTTGGATGTCCCTGGCACGCAATTGACTGTCGAATGCCTCTACACCTCCACCAATCCTGCTTCGGTGGATTTGGTTTCCAAACATGCCGGTCCTGGAGATGTAAATTACTTGTTACGCAGAACCCATGCAGAATTGACGACCGGCAGCGGATTTGCTTCTTCGCCAGCGGTTTGTCCGCCGGATGAAAACACTTGCCGCCATGCCGCGATGGTTTATAATGGCACCACGCTTTCGTTTTATTTGAATGGGCAACTCAATGGGCAAGTCGCGATGTCAGGCAATATGGTCCAAAACAATCACCAAGCGCTTGTTGGCAACTATGGTTGCTGTTTTGGTGGCGAACAATTTTTTGGATTCATCGACGAAGTTCGGATTTGGGCAGTAGCGAGAACGCAAGCGCAAATCCAAACATTTATGTTCATTCCCTTGCCGACGCCGACGACGCAAACGGGCTTGTTGGCCTATTATTCGTTCAACAGTGCGATCAATTTGCAAGGAAATGCGCTGTTTAACGGCAGCGTTGCGGGAACTGCAAGCCTTGGGAATGCGAATCCGACTTGTGTGGCATTGACGCCGGTTTGCGTGATTTTGGGCGGGTCCTTTGATCGGTTTACGGTGAGTCCGGAAGGCGATGGATTGCAACTGGATTGGGAATGGAATGGTGTCACTCCTCAGCATTTTTTGTTGGAAACAGGGCCGACACCATCGGAATTGACTGCAATTCAAGACATTGAACCGATGAACAATTCATTGTCGTTGCGCCATCAGCCAATGCAGGCGACTTGGTACCGACTCTCAGCCATCACTGCGAATGGCGAAGTGGTTTCGAGCAATGCGGTGGAATTTGTGCCTGGGAAGCAAAATGCGACATTCTTCGCAAACCAGATTGACAATCAGGTGCAAGTATCTGTCACGGAACCCATGGAGATTCAATACAGCGTTTACGACGTTTCTGGAAAGCGAATCCTTGACGGATGCCACTTAGTTTCAAATGAATTGCGTTTCGATCTTCCGACAATGAATGGATTCTATCTCGTCAAACTGATGGGAATCGGCAAACAAAAGACCATTCGTTGCCGAATAGTTCAATAATCCATCTCAACAGCCCGGCGGATGAAAATACCATTTGATCCGCCATTGGCCCGATTCCTTGCTAACAATCACTCTTTTGCGCAACTCCAGGGATGTGAATTTTGTAGCGACATAACCGACCTCTCCTCCTTTGAGCTGGATTTGGAGCCAATCAAATCCATCTACATCCCAAGTGATTCGAGAAAATCCATCTGGCTGAGGGGGCACAATACAACCGAACTTTTGCATTGTTACGCGCCGTATCACCTCAGATTGCAAGGATGGCTGCCGTCTAATGTTGACATCCTTGCCAAGCACGTACACTTCAAGTCCCTCCTCGAAATGTTTGAAATAAGATGGTGCGAAATAAGCTTCGCCCTTCAAATCATTTTTTTGTATTTCTTTTGTTAAAGGAATAAAACCATAAGCCACGATACGTTGGAGCAACTGCCAATCTTCGGAGGAATCCCCTTTAAAATAGTACTCAAAAAAGGTCTCCTGTGCACATCCGGGCCATCCGCACCCATCGTTGCTTTCATAAATGGTATCGGCAAATAGGAGTTTTAAGCTTGCAAGGTCCTTTTGTTCCAATGCCTGATCAAGTGCACCGCGAAACCGCTGAAAATCAGGATCACGGGGGCTCTCGTCACGCGGAATTTGCCCAAAACATTGGCAGAAATTCAGTATGAGCAATATCAAACCAACAAATGCACCGGCCGTTTTCACTCCCTCACCACCTTTCCCAAAAACACCTTCCCTCCCACCAAAATCCGATAGACATAAACGCCATGCGCAAAGCGCTCCGTTTCAATCACCAATTCCTCCGGCTGCTGATCCATTGCCCAATCCGATTGGAAAATTTCGCGGCCTTGTAGGTCAAACAATTCAACGGAGCCCGCCTCGGAACTCAAGGATTCAAAGCGAATCGTGATTGCATTTTGAAACGGATTGGGGAACAAAACCGGCGCCAAAACATCGCCCGATTGGCCGGGACGCACCTCAATGACGCGGTGATAATGGCTCGTGCCATTGCTGTCGAGCTGCCGCAAGCGGTAATAATTGATGGCATTGCGGGCATAATCCGGATGCTGAAGCGCGTAGGCTCCAGCGCCTTGCGCATCAGGTGAGGACGGCACAAAACCGATTTCCTGAAAGGCAATGGCGTCACTAGCCTTCATCCATTCGACAAAAAAGCCGACGTTGTTTTCCTCTGCGTACGTCTGCCAATCCAATTGCACAAATCCCTCCATTTCGGTACCTGAGAAACTCACCAATTCGATGGGCAAAATGCAGCCATTGAGGTCGCCGGTGAGCATCAGGTCGAGGTTGCAATGTTGCCCGGCAAAGCCGTCGACCATCACATAGTAAGTCTGCGAAGGCTGCAACAGCGGCGCAATATTGACCGGTGCAGATTGCAGCATCTTGTCGGCGCAATAAATCGGAGCCCCCCAAGACGCGCCTGATTGGCAAGCATTGACCTGATAGATCGCAATCTGCGCACCGTTTCCGCCGGGAATCGAATTTTGGCAGGAAATGTTTTCGAGCTGCATGTCGATTTGGCCATTGGTGCAAATCGTGCTCGGCGTCGAAAATTTGTACCAAACCGTATTTTCCAACCGCGTAATCGCATTGGCGCCATTGCATTGCGGCAGACTCAGCAGTTGGATATTGAGGTTCGGATCCTCGGTCGTCGGCTTGCCCGTCGCGAGCGTCGTGCTGCCCGCGTAGGCGACACTCGAAGCATTGATCAATGTCGCCGAACTGCAATCATTGCTGCCGTAATTTTTGCGTGCTGCACCTGAGCGAATCGTCGCGGCCCATCCACTTGCGACCGTTCCGCCATCACTTGAAAATTCAAAGGTGAGACAGCCGGTGGCATTGGCGATCGTTGCCTTGATCGTTTGCAAGTCATTTTGATTCAAGGCATTGCCGGTATAGGTGGCGATCAAGCGCGCATTGGTGGAATTGCCGTCATAGACATGGAGGTAATCATAATTCTGCT comes from the Bacteroidota bacterium genome and includes:
- a CDS encoding pseudouridine synthase, whose product is MSHRYFLIYKPYGVLSQFSTDDPSKRTLAELHDFPKDVYPVGRLDEDSEGLLLLTNDPKMNAVLLGQKIEKEYWVQVEGIPNEGALEKLRRGVDITVKKERYYTLPATVRRLEPAPDLPARIPPIRVRATIPDCWLSITIKEGKNRQVRKMTAAIGFPTLRLVRWRLHTLKLGDMQPGDVKEISGVRV
- a CDS encoding T9SS type A sorting domain-containing protein, which codes for MDFLKTTFYDSCANAMIPMDAAWSQSFANGLGEIESTYSSVGGYAWLRLYCFEKGSESWGTCRDLSTIIGLESPGTSLFSIAPNPASDVITLRLSAVAKTPLQVRILNSLGEFEAETTLVAGSQSQQVEVSKLPAGLHHLQIEGLGRTMAVRRIVVVR
- a CDS encoding transmembrane 220 family protein, which translates into the protein METRVHTGIGIVLALIFGAFAAVQYNDPDPLTWIAIYGCLVVMHVWSIFKPIPLFICLFPMIAAIVGAVLLWPEEFQGLTGKMDSRPGVELARESLGLIICALGSLYLAIRSVVRVKRSRKLV
- a CDS encoding VCBS repeat-containing protein: MKRAYFWGLLLLPFWIGCSGGGPTKIDDPGSAAATEPKGKQLMTQYCGSCHTVPSPSDLDQKTWKNHILVRMSAYMGIYNDNQRYYDSVPEKWLEPGVGGQRVRAAGIYPAKPVMSRPDWEALRDYILSNAPTLTTGAPGMLPIEKKLELFKARPWQPDRTLQPLVTAVAIDSAHSKVYAAFFQQSLLEMNPAGKILDRVDGLYGPIYLNPAANGFSMAEIGSMKGSDHPKGSVWRANGFGQIKSKKPAVRFDSLMRPVMIQWADLDQDGDEDAALAEFGYHMGEMSWQENEGGKFIRHTLYPDDGTVSIHVGDFTGDGLPDILSLKANADERVDLYTNKGKGQFEAKMLFRFNPSYGCTAMEVVDWDKDGRLDFLVANGDNGDYPPILKAHHGIRLYLNKGNAEFEMAHYFPFNGAYGLRVGDFDLDGDPDLAAVSFYPDYKGRPEEAFVYFENQGNFQFRALTFPEVGLGRWMVMDAGDMDGDGDEDIVLGAFDVKSDDCSEATYDQWIKDDVPVLVLENLTKSGK
- a CDS encoding LamG domain-containing protein; translated protein: MKGILFTVLLLFASFCFGQTWLSLPANTGYVALGDLDVPGTQLTVECLYTSTNPASVDLVSKHAGPGDVNYLLRRTHAELTTGSGFASSPAVCPPDENTCRHAAMVYNGTTLSFYLNGQLNGQVAMSGNMVQNNHQALVGNYGCCFGGEQFFGFIDEVRIWAVARTQAQIQTFMFIPLPTPTTQTGLLAYYSFNSAINLQGNALFNGSVAGTASLGNANPTCVALTPVCVILGGSFDRFTVSPEGDGLQLDWEWNGVTPQHFLLETGPTPSELTAIQDIEPMNNSLSLRHQPMQATWYRLSAITANGEVVSSNAVEFVPGKQNATFFANQIDNQVQVSVTEPMEIQYSVYDVSGKRILDGCHLVSNELRFDLPTMNGFYLVKLMGIGKQKTIRCRIVQ
- a CDS encoding SH3 domain-containing protein, with the translated sequence MKTAGAFVGLILLILNFCQCFGQIPRDESPRDPDFQRFRGALDQALEQKDLASLKLLFADTIYESNDGCGWPGCAQETFFEYYFKGDSSEDWQLLQRIVAYGFIPLTKEIQKNDLKGEAYFAPSYFKHFEEGLEVYVLGKDVNIRRQPSLQSEVIRRVTMQKFGCIVPPQPDGFSRITWDVDGFDWLQIQLKGGEVGYVATKFTSLELRKRVIVSKESGQWRIKWYFHPPGC